In Rosa chinensis cultivar Old Blush chromosome 1, RchiOBHm-V2, whole genome shotgun sequence, a genomic segment contains:
- the LOC112168687 gene encoding B3 domain-containing protein LOC_Os12g40080, with protein MPTAFVNDFNGPALCKLRGPNGKCWDVKLEEKNNDLFFHKGWKKFVKDNYLEEGDFLVFNYDGNSLFSVTIYDKSACELMDMEEAKRKRSTDCFNIPIIIARAKDLMSKRTIELRDPSNRSWPVTVTPMEDGRTLMNKGWCDCCKANQIKKGNTVVFEFVKGHVKLHIIRDEGCEVMLTGPNIVY; from the exons atgcCAACAGCTTTTGTCAACGACTTCAATGGACCAGCACTATGCAAACTTCGAGGCCCTAATGGAAAATGCTGGGACGTAAAATTGGAAGAGAAAAACAATGATCTATTCTTCCATAAAGGCTGGAAGAAATTTGTGAAGGATAACTATTTGGAGGAAGGAGACTTTCTGGTTTTCAATTATGATGGCAATTCATTGTTCAGTGTGACAATCTATGATAAAAGTGCATGTGAATTAATGGACATGGAagaagccaagagaaagagaagtacTGACTGTTTT AACATTCCTATAATAATAGCCAGGGCTAAAGATCTCATGAGCAAGCGGACTATAGAGCTTCGGGATCCAAGCAACAGATCATGGCCTGTTACAGTGACCCCCATGGAAGATGGTCGTACACTTATGAACAAAGGCTGGTGTGATTGTTGCAAGGCGAACCAGATTAAGAAAGGGAACACCGTTGTTTTTGAGTTTGTGAAGGGACATGTGAAGCTTCACATCATTAGAGATGAGGGATGTGAAGTGATGCTCACAGGTCCTAATATCGTATATTGA